The Daphnia pulicaria isolate SC F1-1A chromosome 12, SC_F0-13Bv2, whole genome shotgun sequence genome contains a region encoding:
- the LOC124316305 gene encoding alpha-(1,3)-fucosyltransferase C-like: MAKSKRKFKLKLWIKIIQRVAALVGRSIPTRFYTVYNGVGFVAMCYLVVTAISKSRSDNSSSSTDVIHSNHVIAQSEEGIRQLDPLIVKEESDNPAPKTILFWTPYYNHSDYTFGLGQDPFIKFGCKVTNCIATADRKLLNQSDAVIFHALQVNSRDLPAHRHPHQRFIFFLYETIPNTSVPCVGKCLPSSQYTPHYFNWTMTHRRDSDVYVAEPYGAIAPKYWTLPAQLPDELPPDTLPANPAVLLNRKYPHLANRTKMVAWFASHCPTHSQREDYVKELANFVQVDIYGKCGTMECLPRNSHRCESLLDDYKFYLAAENSLCPDYISEKFYRALTNDIVPIVYGGADYTDYAPPHSFINMADFASPKDLAAYLKLLASNEALYVEYFQWKKHYAVVRSPKKGWCDLCAKLNDPNAQSQSKSYEDVAEWWVRKLPCYPGSSFLSNHTSIPSS; the protein is encoded by the exons ATGGCCAAATCGAAgcggaaattcaaattgaaacttTGGATCAAAATTATTCAGCGAGTGGCGGCTCTTGTGGGGCGATCCATTCCCACCCGATTCTACACCGTTTACAATGGCGTCGGCTTCGTTGCCATGTGCTACTTGGTAGTCACGGCCATCAGCAAATCACGATCggataacagcagcagcagcactgatgtcattcattccaatcacgttATTGCTCAG AGCGAAGAAGGAATCCGGCAGCTGGATCCATTGATTGTGAAAGAGGAATCGGATAATCCAGCACCAAAGACGATTTTGTTCTGGACTCCGTATTATAACCACTCGGATTACACATTCGGATTGGGACAGGATCCATTCATCAAATTCGGATGTAAAGTGACCAATTGCATTGCAACTGCCGATCGGAaacttctcaatcaaagcGACGCCGTCATCTTTCACGCGCTGCAGGTCAACAGTCGAGACCTTCCGGCTCATCGGCATCCGCACCAGcgcttcatcttcttcctgtACGAGACGATTCCCAACACGTCCGTCCCCTGCGTCGGGAAATGTTTGCCCTCGAGCCAATACACTCCGCATTATTTCAACTGGACGATGACACACCGGAGGGACTCGGATGTTTACGTGGCCGAACCTTACGGCGCCATTGCCCCCAAATATTGGACCCTTCCCGCCCAGTTGCCGGATGAATTGCCACCCGACACTCTTCCGGCCAATCCGGCCGTCCTACTCAACCGGAAGTATCCGCATTTGGCCAACCGGACCAAGATGGTGGCCTGGTTCGCCTCCCATTGCCCGACGCACAGCCAACGCGAAGATTACGTCAAGGAATTGGCCAATTTCGTCCAGGTGGACATTTACGGCAAATGCGGAACGATGGAGTGTCTTCCGCGCAACAGCCACCGCTGTGAGAGTTTGCTGGACGATTACAAATTCTATTTGGCTGCCGAGAATTCCCTGTGTCCGGATTACATCAGCGAGAAATTCTACCGGGCCCTGACCAACGACATTGTGCCCATCGTCTACGGCGGTGCGGATTACACGGACTACGCCCCTCCGCACTCGTTCATCAACATGGCCGATTTCGCCTCGCCCAAAGACTTGGCGGCCTATTTGAAGCTGCTGGCCAGCAACGAGGCCCTGTACGTGGAATATTTCCAGTGGAAGAAACACTACGCCGTCGTCCGCTCGCCCAAAAAGGGATGGTGCGACCTGTGCGCTAAATTAAACGATCCAAATGCCCAATCGCAAAGCAAAAGTTACGAGGACGTGGCCGAATGGTGGGTCCGCAAATTGCCCTGCTATCCAGGCTCCTCTTTCCTTTCGAACCACACTTCGATACCATCCAGTTGA